The Alnus glutinosa chromosome 7, dhAlnGlut1.1, whole genome shotgun sequence genome includes a region encoding these proteins:
- the LOC133873223 gene encoding protein MKS1-like has protein sequence MDSFGDKNHNMVSSQTRKQMQGPRPAPLTVSRSSTKIIKKKQPVPAPGQSRSPVIIYLKSPTVIHVRPEEFRDTVQRLTGLNQAPSTVPDSAHHSYSSPSYCGMVADANMGCMGISSSFWNNVDLCMLSGVMSLRRAFDDIV, from the coding sequence ATGGATTCATTCGGTGATAAGAATCATAATATGGTGagctctcaaacaagaaagcaGATGCAGGGTCCGAGGCCGGCGCCTCTTACGGTGAGCAGAAGTTCGACAAAGATCATCAAAAAGAAGCAACCAGTTCCAGCGCCTGGGCAAAGCCGTTCTCCGGTGATAATATATTTGAAATCTCCCACGGTTATTCACGTCAGACCGGAGGAATTTAGGGATACAGTGCAACGGCTTACTGGCCTGAATCAGGCTCCGAGTACTGTTCCTGATTCGGCTCACCACTCCTACTCCTCTCCGAGCTATTGTGGAATGGTGGCTGATGCAAACATGGGCTGCATGGGAATCTCATCCAGCTTCTGGAATAACGTAGATCTGTGCATGCTAAGTGGTGTGATGTCTTTAAGAAGAGCTTTTGATGATATTGTCTAA